One stretch of Epinephelus lanceolatus isolate andai-2023 chromosome 15, ASM4190304v1, whole genome shotgun sequence DNA includes these proteins:
- the LOC117267408 gene encoding activator of 90 kDa heat shock protein ATPase homolog 1: MAKWGEGDPRWIVEERADATNVNNWHWTERDATNWSSDKLKSLLLGLSVENDQGRCEVTEVSKLDGEASINNRKGKLIFFYEWNLKATWTGESKSGVKYKGSIEVPNLSDENDMEDLDISVSLNKDEPETPLTDLMKTKGAEKVREALGSYVGFLKTEFTQGMILPTANGMAKPPTTSQSKAKLDKTQISSSGSMAAPINTGVKIPTCKFSMRETFLTSPAELYRVFLNQEMVQAFTHAPASVDGERGGKFRLLDGNVFGEFTELVPDEKIVMKWRYNNWPCEHYATITMMLLDRSSETELKVECRGVPENEEERTKEGWKRYYFEAIKQTFGFGARLF, encoded by the exons GACTGAACGAGATGCAACAAACTGGTCATCGGACAAATTAAAATCTCTGTTGCTGGGTCTGAGTGTGGAGAATGACCAGGGGAGGTGTGAGGTGACGGAGGTCAGCAAGCTGGATGGAGAGGCTTCCATCAACAACCGCAAAGGGAAACTGATCTTCTTCTACGAGTGGAACCTGAAAGCTACCTGGACAG GAGAGTCCAAATCAGGAGTGAAATACAAAGGAAGCATCGAGGTTCCAAACCTGTCTGACGAGAATGACATGGAGGATCTAGAT ATCTCTGTGTCCCTGAATAAAGACGAACCTGAGACGCCTCTGACCGACCTGATGAAGACAAAAGGAGCAGAGAAGGTCCGTGAGGCTCTGGGCAGCTACGTGGGCTTCTTAAAGACAG AGTTCACACAGGGGATGATCCTGCCGACAGCCAACGGTATGGCCAAACCGCCGACCACGTCACAGTCCAAAGCCAAGCTGGATAAAACTCAG ATCTCCTCCTCAGGCAGCATGGCTGCTCCCATCAACACCGGCGTCAAGATCCCCACCTGTAAATTTAGCATGAGAGAAACCTTCCTCACCTCACCAGCTGAGCTGTACAGAGTCTTCCTCAACCAGGAG ATGGTCCAGGCGTTCACACACGCTCCGGCGTCTGtggatggagagagaggaggaaagttTCGTCTGCTGGACGGAAACGTTTTTGGTGAATTCACAGAGCTG GTCCCTGATGAGAAAATAGTGATGAAGTGGAGATATAACAACTGGCCCTGTG AGCATTACGCCACCATCACCATGATGTTGTTGGACAGGAGCAGCGAGACGGAACTGAAGGTGGAGTGTCGAGGCGTCCCGGAGAACGAGGAGGAGCGGACGAAAGAGGGCTGGAAGAGATACTACTTTGAAGCTATTAAACAGACATTTGGCTTTGGAGCGCGGCTCTTCTGA
- the LOC117267409 gene encoding dr1-associated corepressor isoform X1, translating into MPGAKRRYNVRFPPSRIKKMMQKDTEVGRIAMAVPVIISRALEMFLKSLLTKIYLITQSKFSAVVSVAHMKQCIDSEKLFDFLKDLAERATSMAAQKDTRGLSMWPLYRTKRPEVPVKKLSEVAEKKPRRSVDSLDNDSSSGESELLVCF; encoded by the exons ATGCCGGGAGCCAAGAGACGGTACAATGTTCGGTTTCCTCCG AGTCGGATCAAGAAGATGATGCAGAAGGACACGGAGGTGGGGAGGATAGCGATGGCAGTTCCTGTGATTATCT CTCGAGCTCTGGAAATGTTCCTCAAGTCTCTGCTGACTAAAATCTACCTGATCACTCAGTCCAAGTTCAGCGCCGTCGTGTCTGTTGCTCACAT GAAGCAGTGCATCGACTCAGAGAAGCTGTTCGACTTCCTCAAAGACCTGGCGGAGCGAGCCACGTCTATGGCAGCCCAGAAGGACACCAGAGGGCTGAGCATGTGGCCGCTGTACAG aACCAAACGACCTGAAGTTCCTGTTAAAAAACTGTCTGAAGTCGCAGAGAAGAAGCCACGACGGAGTGTCGACTCACTGGACAACGACTCCAGCTCCGGA gAGTCGGAGCTGTTGGTGTGTTTCTGA
- the LOC117267409 gene encoding dr1-associated corepressor isoform X2, whose product MPGAKRRYNVRFPPSRIKKMMQKDTEVGRIAMAVPVIICILLKLQDELCVNVTVEEISVLKKQCIDSEKLFDFLKDLAERATSMAAQKDTRGLSMWPLYRTKRPEVPVKKLSEVAEKKPRRSVDSLDNDSSSGESELLVCF is encoded by the exons ATGCCGGGAGCCAAGAGACGGTACAATGTTCGGTTTCCTCCG AGTCGGATCAAGAAGATGATGCAGAAGGACACGGAGGTGGGGAGGATAGCGATGGCAGTTCCTGTGATTATCTGTATCCTTCTGAAGCTGCAGGACGAACTGTGTGTGAACGTCACAGTGGAGGAGATCTCAGTGCTCAA GAAGCAGTGCATCGACTCAGAGAAGCTGTTCGACTTCCTCAAAGACCTGGCGGAGCGAGCCACGTCTATGGCAGCCCAGAAGGACACCAGAGGGCTGAGCATGTGGCCGCTGTACAG aACCAAACGACCTGAAGTTCCTGTTAAAAAACTGTCTGAAGTCGCAGAGAAGAAGCCACGACGGAGTGTCGACTCACTGGACAACGACTCCAGCTCCGGA gAGTCGGAGCTGTTGGTGTGTTTCTGA